Proteins encoded in a region of the Nicotiana tomentosiformis chromosome 9, ASM39032v3, whole genome shotgun sequence genome:
- the LOC138899183 gene encoding uncharacterized protein — protein MPTPSGNFSVSSAWNILRHRAHANPDYIKIWTKGLPFKISFFLWRLCKGKIPTDDLWRRSGVWKNFLQAAGLVVNLVQAASAVITWELLKRRNTMKYGGEISCNRVIHEVNKTLHYLVRMRYPWLSRIPPLWSDMISFFEGYKQYVGTKTVTWQLPYEGWFKCNTDGTSRGNPRPSSYGFCVRDHAGDLVFAKAKEIGETTNIVAEAKAIMEGLAYCVGRKLHPLIMETDSLVMRKIIDGEWATPWCVGAEVRKIKHIKNNYNIVFQHVLREGNIIADFFANLAFTFVGTHTFQSFNELTITAKKLINMDKSQMPNLRIRIVKRREPD, from the exons ATGCCTACTCCCTCAGGAAATTTTTCTGTTAGTAGTGCTTGGAATATTTTGAGGCATAGAGCACATGCTAATCCTGACTACATTAAGATATGGACTAAAGGCCTACCTTTCAAAATCTCTTTCTTCTTATGGAGATTGTGTAAGGGGAAGATTCCTACTGACGATTTGTGGAGAAGAAGTGG AGTATGGAAAAACTTCCTCCAAGCAGCAGGTTTGGTGGTCAATCTGGTACAG GCAGCTTCAGCTGTAATCACATGGGAACTTTTGAAGAGGAGAAATACAATGAAGTATGGAGGTGAAATTTCTTGCAATAGGGTAATTCATGAAGTGAATAAGACTTTACATTATCTAGTAAGGATGAGGTACCCATGGCTGTCCAGAATACCTCCTTTATGGTCAGATATGATCAGCTTCTTTGAAGGTTACAAACAATATGTGGGGACTAAGACAGTTACATGGCAGCTTCCTTATGAAGGGTGGTtcaaatgtaatactgatggtACATCAAGAGGCAATCCTAGACCAAGCTCATATGGGTTTTGTGTTCGAGATCATGCTGGCGATTTGGTGTTTGCGAAAGCAAAGGAGATAGGAGAGACAACTAACATAGTGGCAGAAGCAAAGGCAATTATGGAGGGATTGGCATACTGTGTGGGAAGGAAGCTACATCCACTGATTATGGAGACTGATTCCTTAGTAATGAGGAAGATAATTGATGGCGAATGGGCAACTCCTTGGTGTGTAGGTGCTGAAGTAAGGAAGATCAAGCATATAAAGAATAACTACAATATTGTCTTTCAGCATGTACTAAGGGAAGGGAACATTATTGCTGATTTTTTTGCTAACCTAGCTTTCACTTTTGTAGGTACACACACATTTCAGTCATTTAATGAATTGACAATTACAGCAAAAAAACTGATCAACATGGACAAATCACAAATGCCTAACCTTCGGATTAGGATTGTGAAGAGAAGAGAACCTGACTAA
- the LOC138899184 gene encoding UPF0329 protein ECU02_0060-like, with amino-acid sequence MELQAWTPIFNPNEDNPIVPVWIVIPELPWHFYYIEVLSVLLSPIGKVLHLDLASMQKTRGSVAKVKMQADLTQFRPHNVFLGFDKDQDVNGDGQWLEVVYEDLPTYCSHCKHLGHEDYSCPIREREEEDKKKAPAKTPQNQTKEISNNTKMANRIQRQKERIIQGQHKEQNYKQKIEVQDQNEEQQGKIKPTTQQPINTSHSKDQWQSQKKKNFKGINQKKQARETQKPL; translated from the coding sequence TCCCTGTTTGGATAGTCATTCCTGAACTACCATGGCATTTCTACTACATAGAGGTACTATCTGTACTGTTGTCTCCTATTGGTAAGGTATTGCATCTCGACCTAGCCTCTATGCAGAAAACAAGAGGAAGTGTAGCAAAAGTCAAAATGCAGGCCGACTTGACTCAATTCAGGCCTCACAATGTTTTTCTAGGCTTTGATAAAGATCAGGATGTTAACGGGGATGGACAGTGGCTAGAAGTGGTATATGAGGATCTCCCAACATACTGCTCACACTGCAAGCACTTAGGACATGAAGACTACTCATGCCCTATTagagaaagagaagaagaagacaAGAAAAAAGCACCTGCTAAAACCCCACAAAATCAGACCAAAGAgatatcaaacaatactaaaatggCAAATAGAATACAACGTCAAAAGGAGCGGATCATACAGGGGCAGCACAAAGAACAAAATTACAAACAAAAAATAGAGGTACAAGACCAAAATGAAGAACAACAGGGCAAAATCAAACCTACAACACAACAACCAATAAATACAAGCCACTCCAAGGATCAATGGCAATCTCAAAAGAAGAAGAACTTCAAGGGTATCAACCAAAAAAAACAAGCAAGAGAAACACAAAAACCCTTATGA